The window GAGTTGGATCACCTTGTCGGTGCTGGTGACGATCACCCATTTGGCGCCGCGCTGCTCGATCGAAGCGACGCGGCTGGAATCGGGCAGCACCGAGCCGCGCTGGACGATCCACAGGCCGGTATCGTCCTCGATCATGGCGCGGCCGTTGGCGACATGCACCATCTTGAATTCCGAAACGGGCGCGGGGAAGGGCTGCTCGTCGAGCCCGGGCACCTTGTCCGGATCCTCGGACTCGTCCGGCAAGGTGCCGGTGGCGAGCAGATCGAGATCGGGAACGCTTTGCGCCGTTGCCGGCACGCCGGCGTTTTCCATCTGCGAGCCGCCGGTGACGCGGCCTGCATTGGTGCCGCTGCCGCCGAACTTGATGGCTTGCACGCCGAACTGCTCCTGGTTGAAGAAGATGTACCAAGGGAACAACGCGCAGATCAGGCCGAGCGTGATGCCGAGCGCGGCAATGACCAAATCGCTGCGCCGGTCGGCTTTCCCGTTGGCCAGGCGCGGGAACTCGGCGCGCGGAGGCTGCGGCCATTCCACCTTCGGGAACAGGCCGTTGATCAGCGAGTCGCGGCTTACCTCAGCCTCCTCGGCCGCTTTGGCCTCGGCGATCATCTCGCGCAACAGGCGCTCGGTGTGCTGAAGTTCAGTCTCCTGGATCGCCATTCAGCTTCCCCTTGAGATGGCGGGCGAGATCCGCGAACGGATCGGCCGATGCGCGGTCCTTCGGCGATTGCGTCAGCGCTTCATAGATCAGCGGCACCTGGCGCACGGCGATGTCGAGCTCGACGTCGGCACCGCCCTGATAGGCGCCAAGCAGGCGGATGTCGCGCGTGTCCTCGAAACGGGCGATCATCGACTTCAGCCTGGTCACCAGCATACGCTGCTCGGCGCTCCAGGCCTTGTCGGCAAGGCGTGAGATGGACGACAACGGATTGACCGGCGGATAGCGGCCCTGTTCGGCGATCGCGCGGTCGAGCACGACGTGGCCGTCGAGGATGCCGCGCACCGAATCGGCGACCGGATCGTTATGGTCGTCGCCGTCGACCAGCACGGAAATGATGGCGGTGATGGAGCCCCTACCTTTAACCCCGGGGCCTTCGGCGCCCGGTCCCGCGCGTTCGAGCAATTTGGGCAGGTCGGTGAAGACCGAGGCCGGATAGCCGCGCGCGACCGGCGGCTCGCCGGTTCCCGTCGCCACCTCGCGTAACGCATGGGCGAAACGGGTGATCGAATCCAGCACCAACAGCACGCGGTGGCCCTGGTCGCGAAAGTGCTCGGCCACGCACATGGCTGTGTCGGCCGCGCGACGGCGCATCATGGCGCTCTCGTCGCTGGTGGCGACCACGGCGACGGTCTTGGCCATGTTTTGCGCGCCGATCGTGTCCTCGAGAAACTCACGTACCTCGCGGCCGCGTTCGCCGATAAGCGCCACGACGACGGTGTCGAAGGCCTCGGCGCCGGCAAGCATGGCAAGCAGCGTCGATTTGCCGACGCCGGAACCGGCGAAGATGCCGAGCCGCTGGCCGAAGCAGAGCGGAGTGAAGATGTCGATGACCCGCACGCCGGTCAGGAAGCTGGTGCCGACGCGCTGGCGCGACATGGCGCCAGGTGTCGCTGCATCGGCGCCGTCGCCGGGCCTGATCAGCGGCGGGCCGCCGTCGATGGCGCGGGTCAGCGCGTCGATGGCGCGGCCGCGCCAGGAAGCGTGCGGGGTGACGATAAGCGGGCCGCGACGGAAAACGGCATCGCCGATGCCCGCATCGGCACTGCGCTCGAAGGGTGCGACCACCACCTCGTCGCGGCCGATCCTGACGATCTCGCCGCGGCGGGTGCCGGTGGTGCCGCGCTGTTCGACGATGTCGCCCAACCTGGCGATACCGGAAAGGCCACGCACCGTGTAGTGGGTAGGCGAGATCTCGGCGATGCGGCCGCCGCGACTGAGCAATGTTTGTGGATTGTCGAAGCGCCGCCAGATGCGTTCGAGCGCGGCCAGCCGGTCGGCCGGGCCGGCATCTGCCGGCCTTTCGGACGCGCGGAGCAGGGACGAGCCGGTCGCCATGCCGCTACTTCGAGCCGAGCGTCTTGATCGCGTCGTCGGTGGAGGAATCGGTCTGCCGGATCAGCGCCGCGGTGTTCTCGAAGGCGCGCTGGACCATGATCAGCCGGGTCATCTCCAGCACCGGATTGACGT is drawn from Mesorhizobium sp. B1-1-8 and contains these coding sequences:
- the fliI gene encoding flagellar protein export ATPase FliI, whose product is MATGSSLLRASERPADAGPADRLAALERIWRRFDNPQTLLSRGGRIAEISPTHYTVRGLSGIARLGDIVEQRGTTGTRRGEIVRIGRDEVVVAPFERSADAGIGDAVFRRGPLIVTPHASWRGRAIDALTRAIDGGPPLIRPGDGADAATPGAMSRQRVGTSFLTGVRVIDIFTPLCFGQRLGIFAGSGVGKSTLLAMLAGAEAFDTVVVALIGERGREVREFLEDTIGAQNMAKTVAVVATSDESAMMRRRAADTAMCVAEHFRDQGHRVLLVLDSITRFAHALREVATGTGEPPVARGYPASVFTDLPKLLERAGPGAEGPGVKGRGSITAIISVLVDGDDHNDPVADSVRGILDGHVVLDRAIAEQGRYPPVNPLSSISRLADKAWSAEQRMLVTRLKSMIARFEDTRDIRLLGAYQGGADVELDIAVRQVPLIYEALTQSPKDRASADPFADLARHLKGKLNGDPGD